In Populus alba chromosome 1, ASM523922v2, whole genome shotgun sequence, a single window of DNA contains:
- the LOC118043414 gene encoding polynucleotide 3'-phosphatase ZDP — translation MLAHYCTALTSNSKNSCLFFFRITKHSSLCSTLQNPKRAMPPTSKARIIAEYAKSSRSSCKTCSKAISAKALRLGLVSRDSRGFDMTKWHHLGCFSDKIDSTEHIGGFDSLQSCDQEALKKLAEQVSNGDQDVEISRKSSKRTDEDVEESELEKINTKKTKLSIANEEAASLDIAFSLSDVRDNYKDATLLPKWKAFQTIIFLERDDGLRDSNKIAAFDFDGCLAKTSVKRVGADAWSIMFPSIPDKLLSLYNDGFKLVIFTNESNIDRWKNKRQVAVDSKIGRLNNFIKHVKVPIQVFIACGYDGKVEDPFRKPKPGMWQIMEKHFNSGISIDMDQSFYVGDAAGRPNDHSDADLKFAKVIGLKFHVPEDYFGV, via the exons ATGCTCGCCCATTACTGTACAGCTCTCACCTCCAACAGCAAAAactcttgtcttttctttttcagaatTACAAAACACTCTAGTCTTTGTTCCACTCTCCAAAACCCCAAAAGAGCAATGCCTCCTACTTCAAAAGCCAGAATCATCGCCGAGTACGCGAAATCGAGCAGGTCATCGTGCAAGACATGCTCGAAAGCAATATCTGCTAAGGCCCTCAGGTTGGGTTTGGTCAGTAGAGACTCAAGAGGGTTTGATATGACCAAATGGCATCACTTGGGTTGCTTCTCTGATAAGATTGACTCTACCGAGCACATTGGAGGGTTTGATTCTCTCCAG AGTTGTGATCAGGAAGCCCTGAAGAAATTGGCGGAACag GTTTCAAATGGAGATCAAGATGTTGAAATAAGCCGGAAAAGTTCCAAG AGAACAGATGAAGATGTGGAAGAAAGTGAACTGGAGAAAATAAATACGAAGAAAACTAAG TTGTCAATAGCTAATGAGGAAGCCGCCAGCCTGGACATAGCCTTTTCACTCTCTGATGTTAGGGACAATTATAAG GACGCTACATTATTACCTAAATGGAAGGCATTTCAGACAATTATATTTCTTGAACGG GATGATGGTCTCCGTGATTCGAATAAAATTGCTGCATTTGATTTTGATGGCTGTCTCGCAAAAACATCTGTCAAGAG AGTAGGTGCAGATGCTTGGTCCATCATGTTCCCCTCAATACCAGACAAGCTGCTGAGCTTATATAATGATGGCTTCAAGCTG GTTATATTCACGAATGAATCCAATATTGATCGCTGGAAGAACAAAAGGCAGGTAGCCGTGGACTCAAAAATTGGACGCCTAAACAACTTCATCAAGCATGTCAAGGTTCCAATCCAG GTTTTTATAGCTTGTGGGTATGATGGTAAAGTAGAAGATCCCTTCCGCAAACCCAAACCTGGAATGTGGCAGATTATGGAGAAACACTTTAACTCTGGCATCTCCATTGATATGGACCA ATCCTTTTATGTTGGTGATGCAGCAGGGAGACCCAATGATCATAGCGATGCTGACTTAAAATTTGCAAAG GTTATTGGATTGAAATTCCATGTCCCAGAGGACTACTTTGGTGTCTAA
- the LOC118043415 gene encoding uncharacterized protein has protein sequence MLLHQDLSFCKTLNPNFSPFPPRPKTLSLTLKPQLLSTTLSFPSQTPQLWRQDASLRRDTRSFAGRSKKEPGAPSPGRTGGYRRPKRKARIRKVNIEESPYFRLKNSNKNHPDNLTEDQLNQIGLGYDYMARFMDKDDPNLKHPYDWYRYGEYGPYSWRGVVVGEPVLGGITDECVTLYSQVKDDAEWDKIEQHEMAVDFGERLKQMNKEVGFRHFWVFVRHPKWRLNEMPWEQWTLVSEVVVEAGKQRLDKWNLMGRLGNQARKLITRCAAWFRPDIIYVKRPVFQCRFEPQDDFFRGLMPFLDPKTERDFLFELENEDGSVQLCTYYEGLCKIVKVSQKAFVDDVVNAYEKMSDDRKSECLGFLMRNHPVQLLHPYTKEWKAKLEEIELGCDAPDDDEEYGKNETEYTEWIEDDGDGDGDGDGDDQDDVVLDMEGGGVDQDDDDESTSEEENEEEEEENEQYWEKKFKKALSSSEEMENLVKWSVDRTDEIYKKQSKAMMQGEEGKGKSEADGDETALRGVRAKVSPKEWKIVGIGRWGRRIKKAKIPPGLFLRAAVRPFRYRNLVKEIVLTRHAILDGDIGGND, from the coding sequence ATGTTGCTACATCAGGACCTTTCATTCtgtaaaaccctaaaccctaatttCTCACCTTTTCCTCCCCGCCCCAAAACCCTAAGCCTAACCCTTAAACCCCAACTCCTCTCCACCACACTCTCATTTCCCAGCCAAACCCCCCAATTATGGCGCCAAGATGCCTCTCTCCGCCGAGACACCCGCTCCTTCGCCGGCCGGAGCAAGAAGGAACCGGGCGCTCCATCTCCTGGTCGAACCGGAGGTTACCGCAGACCGAAGCGGAAGGCACGCATTAGAAAGGTAAATATAGAGGAATCCCCTTACTTCCGGCTGAAAAACTCCAACAAAAACCACCCAGATAACTTGACAGAGGACCAATTGAACCAAATTGGTCTCGGGTACGATTACATGGCTCGGTTCATGGACAAAGATGACCCAAATTTAAAACACCCGTATGATTGGTACCGATATGGAGAGTACGGGCCTTATTCATGGCGAGGTGTGGTTGTTGGTGAACCAGTGCTAGGAGGGATTACTGATGAGTGTGTGACATTATATAGTCAAGTGAAAGATGATGCAGAGTGGGATAAAATTGAGCAACATGAAATGGCTGTTGATTTTGGAGAGAGGTTGaaacaaatgaataaagaaGTTGGGTTTCGgcatttttgggtttttgttagACATCCGAAATGGAGGTTAAATGAAATGCCATGGGAGCAGTGGACACTGGTGAGTGAAGTTGTGGTGGAAGCCGGGAAACAGCGGTTGGATAAGTGGAATTTGATGGGGAGGTTAGGGAATCAAGCAAGGAAGTTGATAACACGGTGTGCTGCTTGGTTTAGGCCggatattatttatgttaagaGGCCAGTTTTTCAGTGTAGGTTTGAGCctcaagatgatttttttagggGCTTAATGCCGTTTTTGGATCCGAAAACAGAAAGGGATTTTTTGTTTGAGTTGGAGAATGAGGATGGGAGCGTGCAGTTGTGTACGTATTATGAAGGGTTGTGTAAGATTGTGAAGGTGAGTCAGAAGGCGTTTGTGGATGATGTGGTGAATGCGTATGAGAAGATGAGTGATGATAGGAAATCAGAGTGTTTGGGGTTCTTGATGAGGAATCATCCGGTGCAGTTGTTGCATCCGTATACAAAGGAGTGGAAGGCTAAGTTGGAGGAAATTGAGTTGGGTTGTGATGCACCAGATGACGATGAGGAGTATGGTAAGAATGAAACTGAGTACACTGAGTGGATTGaggatgatggtgatggtgatggtgatggtgatggtgatgatcAAGATGACGTGGTTCTGGACATGGAAGGAGGTGGAGTTGatcaagatgatgatgatgaatcaacaagtgaagaagaaaatgaagaagaagaagaagagaacgaGCAGTATTGGGAGAAGAAGTTTAAGAAGGCATTGAGTAGTTCTGAAGAGATGGAGAATCTTGTGAAATGGAGTGTAGATAGAACTGATGAGATATATAAGAAGCAGTCTAAGGCCATGATGCAAGGGGAAGAAGGGAAGGGGAAGAGTGAAGCGGATGGAGATGAAACTGCATTGAGAGGTGTTCGAGCTAAAGTCAGTCCAAAAGAATGGAAGATTGTGGGGATTGGTAGATGGGGAAGGAGGATCAAGAAGGCTAAAATACCTCCGGGTTTGTTTCTCAGAGCAGCAGTGAGACCTTTTAGATATAGGAATCTAGTCAAGGAGATTGTTTTGACAAGGCATGCAATCTTGGACGGTGATATCGGTGGGAATGATTGA
- the LOC118043416 gene encoding uncharacterized protein — MSSKRSHTTELGCIASEELTDLGAGKEGWLVENPNLLCALDTHSLALANRSLILITGWDDGPRIKIRPELSPIESEIISALEWLVFDEIKVIAVGTSRGYFMVYSLDGLLIHRQLVYPGRILKLRVRGTKKDMMSSHEGSSEEVSVVIPGVIARFDGANIRNILQDWFQETNSHFWDEKSKRRDYEELGNGFKRLPHQLWSVDKFGLCADAAITGIMPPPLMEIQSSQRYYRAVTIGEDAVISAYRLSEDRSRSLVGAILSKVVPAAFSTISSVSKMIWRSERTPTKKPEVKPQSFAKASPLTCLKDHPRKGEKLTLSPSGTLAAITDSLGRILLLDTQALVVVRLWKGYRDANCLFMEMLVSMNSAGASSSRYEPSKSDYCLCLAIHAPRKGIIEVWQMRTGPRLLTIQCGKGSKLLQPTYRFGSSLDSPYVPLEVFLLNGDSGQLSVLNRSLN, encoded by the exons ATGTCGTCTAAGCGAAGTCACACGACGGAGCTCGGCTGCATAGCCAGCGAGGAGCTAACCGACCTCGGTGCAGGCAAGGAAGGATGGCTCGTTGAAAACCCGAACCTTCTTTGCGCTCTAGACACTCACTCTCTCGCTCTTGCAAATCggtctttaattttaatcactGGGTGGGACGATGGGCCCCGTATCAAGATCCGACCCGAGCTGTCCCCAATCGAATCGGAAATCATTTCCGCTCTAGAATGGCTAGTGTTTGACGAGATTAAAGTGATCGCAGTTGGCACTTCACGTGGGTATTTCATGGTTTATTCATTGGATGGTCTTTTAATTCATAGACAG tTGGTGTATCCTGGGCGTATATTGAAATTAAGAGTCCGTGGAACTAAGAAAGATATGATGAGTAGTCATGAGGGGTCCAGTGAGGAGGTTTCGGTTGTTATTCCAGGCGTCATTGCGCGTTTCGATGGCGCTAATATTCGG AATATATTGCAAGATTGGTTTCAAGAAACGAATTCGCATTTCTGGGATGAAAAGTCGAAAAGGAGAGATTACGAGGAGCTAGGAAATGGTTTTAAGAGATTGCCTCATCAGTTGTGGAGTGTTGATAAATTTGGGTTGTGTGCTGATGCAGCTATCACTGGAATAATGCCTCCTCCGCTAATGGAAATTCAG TCAAGTCAACGTTACTATCGTGCAGTCACAATTGGAGAGGATGCTGTGATTTCAGCTTATAG GCTTTCAGAAGACAGAAGCAGGTCTTTGGTGGGAGCTATTTTGTCAAAAGTTGTGCCCGCAGCATTCTCAACTATATCTTCTGTTTCTAAAATGATATGGCGGAGTGAACGAACGCCAACCAAAAAGCCGGAAGTAAAGCCTCAATCATTTGCTAAAG CTTCTCCCTTAACATGTTTGAAGGATCACCCAAGGAAAGGTGAGAAGCTCACATTATCACCTAGTGGAACATTGGCTGCTATTACAGATTCACTTGGTCGTATATTGTTATTGGACACTCAGGCACTGGTGGTTGTGCGACTATGGAAG GGATATCGTGATGCTAACTGTCTGTTTATGGAGATGCTAGTTAGCATGAACAGTGCGGGGGCAAGTTCCTCGCGCTACGAACCATCAAAGAGTGATTATTGCCTCTGTCTAGCAATTCATGCACCTCGGAAAGGGATCATTGAG GTCTGGCAGATGAGAACTGGACCACGTCTGCTAACAATTCAATGTGGCAAGGGTAGTAAATTACTGCAACCAACATACAGGTTTGGATCATCATTGGACTCTCCATATGTTCCTCTAGAAGTGTTCTTATTGAACGGAGACTCAGGTCAATTGTCAGTTTTAAACCGTTCTCTTAACTGA